The sequence below is a genomic window from Brevibacillus agri.
ATCGAGATCATGTGCGAAGCAGGCCATGCCGAGCTGTTGGCCTGGTCCCGGGAGCAGCTTGCCGAGCTGAAAAAGCAGGGAGAAGAGCGGGGCATCACCTGGTCGATTCACGCGCCGATCAGCGGCTGCAACCTCGCCGCCGGCACAGGCCCAAGCCGGGAAAAGACGTTGGAGACGATGAAGCGGTGTCTGGCGATTGCCCGCTTTTTGGACAGCACGCACGTAGTCATGCACGCAGGGGAAGTAGCCGACGCTCACGATGCGGACAGCCGTGCGCGCGGGGTCGAGCATGTCAGCGAGGCTGCTCGGCTGCTGACGGCGGAAGTCAGCGACGGCAGAACGACGCTGGCGTTGGAAAACGTGCCGCCTTATCCTCGCGTGCTGGGCTGGAATGTCGATGATTTGCTCGCGGTGTGCAAGGCCGTCGATTCTGCGCATCTGGGAATTGCCTATGACGTCGGACACGCCCACCTGATCCGCCCAGGGTACGCACTTGAAGCGCTGGAAACGGTATTTCCTTACGTCTCTGTCTTGCACATCAGCGACAACGGCGGCGAGACAGACGAGCATCTGGCGGTAGGGGAGGGGACGATTCCGTATGCGCAGGTGTGGTCGGCTTTGCAAGCCGGAAGCTTTGCGGGAAGCCGGGTGATCGAAACAAAGCAGCTCGCCTGCGCACGGCGCAGCGTGGAGCGAATCATTGCGCAGCTTTAAACGAACAGGAGGCTCCTATTATGGATATGGAGACGATTTTGAAAACGAATCGGATTATCGCTGCGACGGAGCAGGATCGGCTGGCAGAGGCGATGGATTCGGCGGCCTGCGCGATTTTGCTCATGTACGGGAA
It includes:
- a CDS encoding sugar phosphate isomerase/epimerase family protein, with amino-acid sequence MKEQSAFAVSSYALFDLPLREAVARLMDAGWTSIEIMCEAGHAELLAWSREQLAELKKQGEERGITWSIHAPISGCNLAAGTGPSREKTLETMKRCLAIARFLDSTHVVMHAGEVADAHDADSRARGVEHVSEAARLLTAEVSDGRTTLALENVPPYPRVLGWNVDDLLAVCKAVDSAHLGIAYDVGHAHLIRPGYALEALETVFPYVSVLHISDNGGETDEHLAVGEGTIPYAQVWSALQAGSFAGSRVIETKQLACARRSVERIIAQL